A genomic stretch from Aminobacter aminovorans includes:
- a CDS encoding NAD-dependent succinate-semialdehyde dehydrogenase, with translation MRTLEDNGLMKTQAFIDGCFVGSADTPVTDPASGAVIAHVPNLGEDAATQAVEAASRAFRPWAAKTAKERSATLRRWFELIVAARSDLATILTSEQGKPFAEALGEIDYAASYVEFYAEEAKRIAGEILPSHRPDARILVQRQPLGVVAAITPWNFPAAMITRKVAPALAAGCTVVVKPAPETPLTALALAELARRAGFPAGSFNVVTGDAIAIGGVLTSHPAVRLVGFTGSTPTGKLLMRQAAGTVKRVALELGGNAPFIVFDDADVDAAVEGAMASKFRNSGQTCVCTNRIYVQSAVHDVFVARLTERVKQLRVGCGFDDGVVQGPLISERAIAKVEAHIADALGKGAEIAAGGKRHALGGTFFEPTVITGAAADMLLAQDETFGPLAPIFRFETEAEVLQAANATETGLAAYFFTRDSARVFRMMERLEFGMVGVNTGLISTELAPFGGVKESGNSREGSHHGILEFTELKYACIGGIDAAGRDG, from the coding sequence ATGCGCACGCTCGAAGACAATGGCCTCATGAAGACGCAGGCCTTCATCGACGGCTGCTTTGTCGGGTCTGCCGACACGCCTGTCACCGATCCGGCCTCTGGCGCAGTCATCGCCCATGTCCCCAACCTTGGCGAGGACGCAGCCACCCAAGCCGTCGAGGCGGCTTCCAGGGCGTTCCGGCCCTGGGCGGCGAAGACGGCGAAGGAGCGCTCGGCAACGCTGCGGCGCTGGTTCGAGCTGATCGTTGCGGCACGCAGCGACCTTGCCACCATCCTGACCAGCGAACAGGGCAAGCCCTTCGCCGAAGCACTCGGCGAGATCGACTATGCCGCCTCCTATGTCGAGTTCTATGCCGAGGAGGCCAAGCGTATTGCCGGCGAGATCCTGCCGTCACACCGCCCCGACGCCCGTATCCTGGTGCAGCGGCAGCCGCTCGGCGTGGTGGCGGCGATCACGCCATGGAACTTCCCGGCGGCGATGATCACCCGCAAGGTCGCGCCCGCCCTCGCCGCAGGCTGCACCGTCGTGGTCAAGCCGGCGCCCGAGACGCCGCTGACCGCTCTCGCTCTGGCCGAACTGGCACGGCGCGCCGGCTTCCCGGCCGGCAGCTTCAATGTCGTCACCGGCGATGCGATCGCCATAGGCGGCGTGCTGACATCGCATCCGGCGGTGCGGCTCGTCGGCTTCACCGGCTCGACGCCGACAGGCAAGCTGCTGATGCGGCAGGCGGCCGGCACGGTCAAACGTGTCGCCCTCGAGCTTGGCGGCAATGCCCCTTTCATCGTCTTCGACGACGCCGATGTCGACGCAGCGGTCGAAGGGGCGATGGCTTCCAAATTCAGGAACTCCGGCCAGACCTGCGTCTGCACCAACCGCATCTACGTCCAGTCGGCCGTCCATGACGTCTTCGTCGCCAGGCTGACGGAGCGGGTGAAGCAGTTGCGGGTCGGCTGCGGCTTCGACGACGGCGTCGTCCAGGGGCCGCTGATCTCGGAACGCGCCATAGCCAAGGTCGAAGCGCATATCGCGGACGCGCTCGGCAAGGGCGCCGAGATTGCCGCCGGCGGCAAGCGCCACGCGCTTGGCGGCACCTTCTTCGAACCGACAGTCATCACCGGCGCTGCGGCCGACATGCTGTTGGCGCAGGACGAAACCTTTGGGCCGCTGGCACCCATATTCCGCTTCGAGACAGAGGCCGAGGTGCTGCAGGCGGCGAATGCGACCGAGACCGGGCTCGCCGCTTATTTCTTCACGCGCGATTCGGCGCGGGTGTTCCGGATGATGGAGCGGCTCGAATTCGGCATGGTCGGCGTCAACACCGGGCTGATCTCGACCGAACTGGCGCCCTTCGGCGGCGTCAAGGAAAGCGGCAATTCGCGCGAGGGCTCCCATCACGGCATCCTCGAATTCACCGAGCTCAAATATGCCTGCATCGGCGGCATCGATGCGGCGGGCCGAGATGGATAG
- a CDS encoding uracil-xanthine permease family protein, producing MTDHVHAHMGELEAVDGMVGDVEEVIPAKRRFALGLQQALVSNAWLDPIFIASVAGFSATLATNLVTATFLAAGVVTVVQSTRLVRLPVVQGPSSAFSPLAIGYYKAGTISAASLGLIIGAALVFLASVCGQFAKLRRLLSPAVSGTIITLVGVALAGFTFMEFFGGIGSPSFATGSSLFLACVTTAVVLLSAAFGGTLRMFGFLTALIVGDVLALGLGLLDFSSVGQAPWLAFPKLLPYGALTFDPAITITMCIVFVVAVVEAMGMYEATARLTGVELDDRRVNAGIAGEAGGSMLAALIGGFGTTAYAQNLGVIRLTGVASRHVVRVAGLIFIALAFLPKVAAVLVATPAAVVGGLFLPAAATVVMTGIQMASQDRGSPVKNMVAPLGLMAGLGIPALAGALSGGLPQILGEMLAHSIVVGAVTVMVAEIVLVRLPEFLRSR from the coding sequence ATGACTGATCATGTTCATGCCCATATGGGCGAGCTTGAAGCGGTCGATGGCATGGTCGGGGATGTCGAGGAGGTCATCCCCGCCAAGCGTCGCTTCGCATTGGGACTTCAGCAGGCGCTCGTGTCCAACGCCTGGCTCGATCCCATCTTCATCGCTTCGGTGGCGGGGTTCTCCGCCACGCTGGCGACAAATCTGGTGACCGCCACATTCCTCGCTGCAGGCGTGGTCACCGTCGTGCAGAGCACCAGGCTGGTCCGCTTGCCGGTGGTGCAGGGGCCGTCCTCGGCCTTTTCGCCACTGGCCATCGGATATTACAAGGCAGGGACGATCTCCGCGGCAAGCCTCGGCCTGATCATCGGCGCGGCACTCGTCTTCCTTGCCTCCGTCTGCGGCCAGTTTGCCAAGCTCCGGCGCCTGCTGTCGCCGGCCGTCTCCGGAACGATCATCACGCTTGTGGGGGTCGCACTGGCGGGGTTCACCTTCATGGAGTTCTTCGGCGGCATCGGCTCGCCAAGCTTTGCCACGGGATCGAGCCTGTTCCTGGCCTGTGTGACGACGGCGGTCGTGCTGCTCAGCGCCGCCTTCGGCGGTACCTTGCGCATGTTCGGCTTCCTGACAGCGCTCATCGTCGGCGATGTTCTGGCGCTGGGCCTTGGACTGCTCGACTTCTCCAGCGTCGGCCAGGCGCCCTGGCTGGCCTTCCCGAAACTGCTGCCCTATGGCGCGCTGACCTTCGACCCGGCGATCACCATCACCATGTGCATCGTCTTCGTCGTTGCCGTCGTCGAGGCCATGGGCATGTATGAGGCGACGGCGCGGCTTACAGGCGTCGAACTCGACGACCGCCGCGTCAATGCCGGCATTGCCGGTGAAGCCGGTGGTTCGATGCTGGCAGCACTGATCGGCGGTTTCGGCACCACGGCATACGCGCAGAATCTCGGCGTCATCAGGCTGACCGGCGTCGCCAGCCGACATGTCGTCCGCGTCGCCGGCCTCATCTTCATCGCCCTGGCATTCCTGCCCAAGGTCGCAGCGGTGCTGGTGGCGACACCGGCGGCGGTTGTCGGCGGGCTGTTCCTGCCGGCGGCGGCAACCGTGGTCATGACCGGCATCCAGATGGCGAGCCAGGACCGGGGTTCACCTGTCAAGAACATGGTGGCCCCGCTCGGCCTGATGGCCGGGCTGGGCATTCCTGCGCTGGCCGGGGCCCTGTCGGGCGGGCTGCCGCAGATCCTTGGCGAGATGCTCGCACATTCCATCGTGGTCGGCGCGGTGACCGTCATGGTCGCCGAGATCGTCCTGGTTCGCCTTCCCGAGTTCCTGCGCTCGCGCTGA
- a CDS encoding 8-oxoguanine deaminase: MSVDLLVRDAYVYVDRGWEIADGWIAVKDKRVHSVGKAGDEPVAAKTISARGRLVTPGLINAHHHMYQNLTRSYAPVTNGSLFEWLTGLYPMWAGLTEESVYASTYVAMTELLMGGCTTSMDHMYVHPRPRLIDAQIRASTDIGFRFYATRGSMTRSVEDGGLPPASVVQREDDILEDSVRLVESYHDAGPGAMTRVALAPCSLFSVTERIMSESARLADKYDLRLHTHLAEDPEEDRYCAEVYGCTPTEYFERVGWASKRSWVAHFIYPTDAEIGRLAHAGVCATQCPCSNMLIGGGSADAMGLRARGMRVGLGCDGSASTDHASMWLEARTALLLGRYRNGPHSMSARDALDIATRGGAACLGWEDEIGHLRPGACADLVVWSMSDVALAGAHSDPVEAWLRCGPAVAGTTVVSGKVLVEDCRPVMTELGDVLREHARHSRRMQCLEA, encoded by the coding sequence ATGTCCGTAGACCTGCTCGTCCGTGATGCATATGTGTATGTCGATCGCGGCTGGGAAATCGCCGACGGCTGGATCGCCGTCAAAGACAAGAGAGTCCATTCCGTGGGCAAGGCCGGCGACGAGCCGGTCGCCGCAAAGACCATCTCGGCGCGTGGCCGGCTGGTCACGCCGGGCCTGATAAACGCCCACCACCACATGTACCAGAACCTGACGCGGTCCTACGCGCCGGTGACCAACGGTTCGCTGTTCGAATGGCTGACCGGGCTCTACCCGATGTGGGCCGGGCTGACCGAGGAATCGGTCTATGCCTCCACCTATGTCGCAATGACCGAGCTTTTGATGGGCGGCTGCACCACCTCGATGGACCACATGTATGTCCATCCCAGGCCCAGGCTGATCGATGCCCAGATCCGCGCCAGCACCGACATCGGCTTCCGTTTCTATGCGACACGCGGGTCGATGACGCGCTCGGTCGAGGATGGCGGCCTGCCGCCTGCCTCGGTGGTGCAGCGCGAGGACGACATCCTCGAAGACAGCGTCCGGCTGGTGGAGAGCTACCACGATGCCGGGCCGGGCGCGATGACGCGCGTGGCGCTCGCGCCTTGCTCGTTGTTCTCCGTGACCGAGCGGATCATGTCGGAATCGGCGCGGCTGGCCGACAAATATGATCTCAGGCTGCACACCCACCTCGCCGAGGACCCCGAGGAGGACAGATATTGCGCCGAGGTCTATGGCTGTACGCCGACCGAATATTTCGAGCGTGTCGGCTGGGCCAGCAAGCGCTCCTGGGTCGCGCATTTCATCTATCCGACCGATGCCGAGATCGGACGCCTCGCACATGCCGGCGTCTGCGCCACCCAGTGCCCCTGTTCGAACATGCTGATCGGCGGCGGCTCGGCCGACGCCATGGGGCTTCGCGCCCGCGGCATGCGCGTCGGCCTTGGCTGCGATGGCTCGGCTTCGACCGACCATGCGTCGATGTGGCTGGAGGCGCGCACGGCGCTGTTGCTCGGACGCTATCGCAACGGCCCGCATTCGATGTCGGCGCGCGATGCGCTCGACATCGCCACGCGGGGCGGTGCCGCCTGTCTCGGCTGGGAGGATGAGATCGGCCATCTGAGGCCGGGTGCCTGCGCCGACCTTGTCGTCTGGAGCATGTCGGATGTGGCGCTTGCCGGCGCCCATAGTGATCCGGTCGAGGCCTGGCTGCGCTGTGGCCCCGCGGTCGCCGGCACCACTGTGGTCTCAGGCAAGGTGCTCGTCGAGGACTGCCGTCCGGTGATGACCGAACTCGGCGACGTGTTGCGCGAGCATGCCCGCCATTCACGCCGCATGCAGTGCCTCGAGGCCTGA
- a CDS encoding ROK family transcriptional regulator, with the protein MRDSSPIRATSGTNQEGTSAHNRRVMMDALRLNGALSRADLARATQLTKQAVSNIVEELERDGFVVSLDAVRKGRGQPSTPYRLVPEGAFAIGLQIDRHLTRAVAVDLVGTVLVRAEANLPPDDPHGGVRIILGVIEGIRRDLAAISAQSERRIVGLGVAMPGPFGLEEFGDNKWMMPAWQKYPLLETLAAGTGLDVSLQNDAAACAIAERMVGAAHGLDHAVCLYVGYGIGAGLILNGESYRGGNGNAGEIGMALLSPRSSDGAVLEHRASLASLYQHLELDPSEPGLYEHVEALALAEDPALLAWVRDAAMDLRWSVQLIETLFDPQTVILTSGAPEALARLILEAMLPLPSSIADRPQRSLPRLQLGIADPWSIALGAAAEPIGRAFDPRFSAILKTRSGG; encoded by the coding sequence TTGCGCGACAGCAGTCCGATCAGAGCCACCAGCGGCACCAACCAGGAGGGCACGAGCGCCCATAATCGCCGTGTCATGATGGATGCGTTGCGGCTCAACGGGGCGCTGTCGCGGGCCGATCTGGCGCGGGCGACGCAGCTGACCAAGCAGGCCGTTTCCAACATCGTCGAGGAGCTGGAGCGCGACGGCTTCGTCGTCTCGCTCGACGCGGTTAGAAAGGGCAGGGGCCAGCCCTCGACGCCCTACAGGCTGGTCCCAGAAGGGGCCTTTGCCATCGGCCTGCAGATCGACCGCCATCTGACCCGCGCCGTCGCCGTCGACCTCGTCGGCACCGTACTGGTACGTGCCGAGGCCAATCTGCCGCCTGACGATCCGCATGGCGGCGTCAGGATCATTCTCGGCGTCATCGAGGGCATCAGGCGCGATCTCGCCGCGATCTCGGCGCAATCCGAAAGGCGCATCGTCGGCCTGGGCGTGGCCATGCCCGGCCCGTTCGGGCTGGAAGAGTTCGGCGACAACAAGTGGATGATGCCGGCCTGGCAGAAATATCCGCTGCTGGAGACGCTTGCCGCCGGCACCGGCCTCGACGTCAGCCTGCAGAACGACGCTGCCGCCTGCGCCATCGCCGAGCGCATGGTGGGTGCCGCGCATGGGCTCGATCACGCCGTCTGCCTCTATGTCGGCTACGGCATCGGCGCCGGCCTCATCCTCAATGGCGAAAGCTACCGGGGCGGCAACGGTAACGCCGGCGAAATCGGCATGGCGCTGCTCTCGCCGCGCAGCAGCGACGGCGCGGTGCTCGAGCACCGCGCCTCGCTTGCCTCGCTCTACCAGCATCTGGAGCTCGACCCGTCCGAACCGGGCCTATACGAACATGTCGAGGCGTTGGCCCTTGCCGAAGATCCGGCGTTGCTCGCCTGGGTCAGGGACGCGGCGATGGACCTGCGCTGGAGCGTCCAGCTCATAGAAACGCTTTTTGACCCGCAGACGGTGATCCTGACCAGCGGCGCGCCCGAGGCCCTGGCGCGGCTGATCCTTGAAGCGATGCTGCCGCTGCCGTCGTCGATCGCCGACCGCCCGCAGCGGAGCTTGCCGCGGCTGCAACTCGGCATCGCCGACCCCTGGTCGATCGCCCTTGGCGCTGCCGCCGAGCCGATCGGCCGCGCATTCGACCCGCGCTTTTCGGCGATCCTCAAGACGCGTTCGGGCGGCTAG
- a CDS encoding extracellular solute-binding protein, translated as MLKSISRTLLGAAFVSGAFMPHAFAETAINALFMAQAAYSEADVRAMTEAFSKANPDIKVNLEFVPYEGLHDKTVLAQGSGGYDVVLFDVIWPAEYASNNVLVDVSSRITDDMKKGVLPGAWTTVAYDGKSYGMPWILDTKYLFYNKEILEKAGIKSPPKTWDELAEQAKIIKDKGILATPISWSWSQAEAAICDYTTLVSAYGGEFLKDGKPAFQSGGGLDALNYMVTSYSSGLTNPNSKEFLEEDVRKVFQNGEAAFALNWTYMYNMANDPKDSKVAGKVGVVPAPGVAGKSEVSAVNGSMGLGITTASKHPEEAWKFITFMTSQETQNQYAKLSLPIWASSYDDPAVTKGQEELIAAAKLGLAAMYPRPTTPKYQELSTALQHAIQEALLGQAKPEDALKGAAENSGL; from the coding sequence ATGTTGAAATCGATTAGCAGGACATTGCTCGGCGCGGCTTTCGTCAGCGGCGCCTTCATGCCCCATGCCTTCGCCGAAACCGCGATCAATGCGCTGTTCATGGCCCAGGCCGCCTATAGCGAGGCCGACGTGCGGGCGATGACCGAGGCCTTCAGCAAGGCCAATCCCGACATCAAGGTGAACCTCGAATTCGTGCCCTACGAAGGTCTGCACGACAAGACCGTGCTGGCGCAGGGTTCGGGCGGCTACGACGTGGTGCTGTTCGACGTCATCTGGCCGGCCGAGTATGCGTCCAACAACGTGCTCGTCGACGTTTCCTCGCGCATCACCGACGACATGAAGAAGGGCGTGCTTCCAGGCGCCTGGACCACCGTCGCCTATGACGGCAAGTCTTATGGCATGCCCTGGATTCTTGATACCAAGTACCTGTTCTACAACAAGGAAATCCTTGAGAAGGCCGGCATCAAGAGCCCGCCCAAGACCTGGGACGAACTGGCCGAGCAGGCCAAGATCATCAAGGACAAGGGCATCCTGGCAACGCCGATCTCGTGGAGCTGGTCGCAGGCGGAGGCCGCGATCTGCGACTACACCACTTTGGTCAGCGCCTATGGCGGCGAGTTCCTCAAGGACGGCAAGCCGGCCTTCCAGAGCGGCGGCGGTCTCGATGCGCTGAACTACATGGTGACGAGCTACAGCTCGGGCCTGACCAACCCGAACTCCAAGGAGTTCCTCGAGGAAGACGTGCGCAAGGTGTTCCAGAACGGCGAAGCCGCCTTCGCACTCAACTGGACCTACATGTACAACATGGCCAACGACCCCAAGGACAGCAAGGTCGCGGGGAAGGTCGGTGTCGTGCCGGCACCAGGCGTTGCGGGCAAGAGCGAGGTCTCGGCGGTCAACGGCTCGATGGGCCTCGGCATCACCACCGCCAGCAAGCATCCCGAGGAAGCCTGGAAGTTCATCACCTTCATGACCTCGCAGGAAACGCAGAACCAGTATGCCAAGCTGAGCCTGCCGATCTGGGCCTCGTCCTATGACGATCCGGCGGTCACCAAGGGCCAGGAAGAGCTGATCGCCGCGGCCAAGCTCGGCCTTGCCGCGATGTATCCGCGCCCGACGACGCCGAAATACCAGGAGCTGTCGACGGCGCTGCAGCATGCGATCCAGGAAGCGCTGCTCGGCCAGGCAAAGCCCGAAGACGCACTCAAAGGTGCTGCCGAAAACAGCGGCCTCTAA
- a CDS encoding carbohydrate ABC transporter permease, giving the protein MSGSWMTTRAWLLMLPLLTVMISVIGWPLVDTVRLSFTDAKLVGTEGSFVGLDNYARMLSGANFQRTLVTTTWFAVISVAAEMVLGVLAALLLNQQFYGRTVLRALMILPWALPTVVNATLWRLIYNPEYGALNAALTQAGLLDAYRSWLGEPNTALAALIVADCWKNFPLVALIALAALQAVPRDITAASMVDGAGPIARFRFVILPYLVGPLLVALVLRTIEAFKVFDIIWVMTRGGPANSTRTLSILVYQEAFSFQRAGSGASLALIVTLLVTVLAVAYAALVRKAAGSAS; this is encoded by the coding sequence ATGTCGGGCTCATGGATGACGACCCGGGCATGGCTGCTGATGCTGCCGCTGCTCACGGTCATGATATCAGTCATCGGCTGGCCCCTCGTCGACACGGTTCGCCTGTCCTTCACCGATGCCAAGCTCGTCGGCACCGAGGGCAGCTTCGTCGGCCTCGACAACTACGCCAGGATGCTGTCCGGCGCGAACTTCCAGCGCACGCTCGTCACCACGACATGGTTCGCGGTCATCTCGGTGGCGGCGGAGATGGTGCTCGGCGTGCTCGCCGCTCTGCTGCTGAACCAGCAGTTTTACGGCCGCACCGTCCTGCGCGCGCTGATGATCCTGCCCTGGGCGTTGCCGACAGTGGTCAACGCGACGCTGTGGCGGCTGATCTACAATCCCGAATATGGCGCGTTGAACGCAGCCCTGACCCAGGCAGGTCTGCTCGACGCCTACCGCTCATGGCTTGGCGAGCCCAACACCGCGCTGGCAGCGCTGATCGTCGCCGACTGCTGGAAGAACTTTCCGCTCGTCGCGCTCATTGCCCTTGCTGCCTTGCAGGCCGTGCCGCGCGACATCACCGCCGCATCGATGGTCGACGGTGCCGGGCCGATCGCGCGGTTCCGCTTCGTCATCCTGCCCTATCTCGTCGGCCCGCTTCTGGTGGCACTGGTGCTGCGCACCATCGAGGCGTTCAAGGTGTTCGACATCATCTGGGTGATGACGCGCGGCGGTCCGGCCAATTCGACCAGAACGCTGTCGATCCTGGTCTACCAGGAGGCCTTCTCGTTCCAGCGCGCCGGCTCGGGCGCGTCACTGGCTCTGATCGTCACCTTGCTGGTCACCGTGCTGGCGGTCGCCTATGCGGCCCTTGTCAGGAAAGCAGCGGGGAGTGCAAGCTGA
- a CDS encoding carbohydrate ABC transporter permease, translating into MERRRLPFTIFIHASALLLAIVILAPVLWLFVMSISPAADLSAKPLRWWPQQVDFSRYALLLSSVENSAGAAFVASLWNSLRIAGMATIAAIALAIPAGWAVSRTPAVGWSLSVVIATYMLPPVALAVPLYMGLAYFGMLNNIFGLALVYLTILAPFTTWLMKSGFDAIPREIEAAAMIDGASLFQTLRIITLPLAAPVVATSALFALLLAWDEFFYALLFTSDLRAKTLTVAIADLAGGRVSDYGLIATAGVLAALPPVLIGLVMQRALISGLTSGGVKG; encoded by the coding sequence ATGGAACGCAGGAGGCTGCCCTTCACCATCTTCATCCATGCCTCGGCGCTGCTTTTGGCGATCGTCATCCTGGCGCCGGTGCTGTGGCTGTTCGTAATGAGCATCTCGCCGGCGGCCGACCTGTCGGCCAAGCCGTTGCGCTGGTGGCCGCAACAGGTCGACTTCTCCCGCTACGCCTTGCTGCTTTCATCAGTCGAAAACAGCGCCGGTGCTGCCTTCGTCGCCTCCCTCTGGAACAGCCTGAGGATCGCCGGCATGGCGACGATTGCAGCGATTGCGCTTGCCATCCCGGCCGGCTGGGCGGTGTCGCGCACGCCAGCCGTCGGCTGGTCGCTGTCGGTGGTGATCGCCACCTACATGCTGCCGCCGGTCGCGCTCGCCGTGCCGCTCTATATGGGCCTGGCCTATTTCGGCATGCTCAACAACATCTTCGGCCTGGCGCTTGTCTATCTCACCATCCTCGCCCCCTTCACCACCTGGCTGATGAAATCGGGTTTCGACGCGATCCCGCGCGAGATCGAAGCAGCGGCGATGATCGACGGCGCCAGCCTGTTCCAGACGCTGCGCATCATCACCTTGCCGCTGGCGGCACCGGTTGTCGCCACTTCGGCCCTGTTTGCGCTGCTCCTGGCCTGGGACGAGTTCTTCTATGCGCTGCTGTTTACCTCCGACCTGCGCGCCAAGACGCTGACTGTCGCCATCGCCGACCTCGCCGGCGGCCGCGTCTCGGATTACGGTCTGATTGCCACTGCAGGCGTGCTGGCGGCCTTGCCGCCGGTGCTGATCGGGCTCGTCATGCAGCGTGCCCTGATTTCGGGCCTGACCAGCGGCGGCGTGAAAGGATGA
- a CDS encoding SIS domain-containing protein has protein sequence MTSPKPRPDGLLAIDREMARQHGDALASFAENAGMAARVAASLEKTGQLLLLGMGGSHAVGRAVEPLYRALGIDAIALPLSEQLGQGLSLDGRTVIMTSQSGESAEVLRWFTETGGNTETFGLTLEGASFLARTAPSLVGVGGSEVAFAATRSLTVTLSLHLAILAALGEHPSGALVALQMPEIVDVGAALKALANVDTVVTSGRRLQGVAEALALGLTELSRRPCFSLEGGQLRHGPMEMLGPDIGVVLFRGKDPTAALVTAMAISAVETGAPVVIFDSSGEQPAAGATTLAFKPATGMDAIFAMLPTAQRLMIAFADARVEDAGTPVRSTKITRSE, from the coding sequence ATGACCTCACCGAAGCCCAGACCGGACGGCCTCTTGGCCATCGACCGCGAAATGGCGCGCCAGCATGGCGACGCGCTGGCGTCCTTCGCCGAAAACGCCGGGATGGCAGCCCGGGTCGCCGCTTCCCTTGAAAAGACCGGCCAGTTGCTGCTGCTCGGCATGGGCGGCTCGCACGCCGTCGGCCGCGCGGTCGAGCCGCTCTATCGCGCGCTCGGCATCGATGCCATCGCCCTGCCCCTGTCCGAGCAGCTCGGCCAGGGGCTTTCGCTCGATGGCCGCACGGTGATCATGACGTCGCAGTCGGGCGAAAGCGCCGAGGTGCTGCGCTGGTTCACCGAGACGGGCGGCAATACCGAGACTTTCGGGCTGACGCTGGAAGGCGCCTCGTTCCTCGCCCGGACAGCGCCGTCGCTGGTCGGCGTCGGTGGCAGCGAGGTCGCTTTTGCCGCGACCCGCAGCCTGACGGTGACGCTTTCGCTTCACCTCGCCATCCTCGCCGCCCTGGGCGAGCATCCGAGCGGCGCGCTGGTCGCTCTGCAGATGCCTGAGATCGTCGATGTCGGCGCAGCACTCAAGGCTTTGGCCAACGTCGATACCGTCGTCACCTCGGGGCGACGCCTGCAGGGCGTTGCCGAGGCGCTGGCGCTCGGGCTGACCGAGCTGTCGCGGCGGCCGTGCTTTTCGCTCGAAGGCGGACAGTTGCGGCACGGGCCGATGGAAATGCTGGGACCTGACATCGGCGTGGTGCTGTTCCGTGGCAAGGACCCGACGGCGGCGCTGGTCACCGCCATGGCGATCTCGGCCGTCGAGACCGGTGCGCCCGTCGTGATCTTCGATTCCTCTGGTGAGCAGCCGGCGGCGGGCGCGACAACGCTCGCCTTCAAGCCGGCAACCGGCATGGACGCCATTTTTGCCATGCTGCCAACGGCACAGCGCCTGATGATCGCCTTTGCCGATGCCCGTGTCGAGGACGCCGGCACGCCGGTGCGTTCGACCAAGATCACACGGAGCGAATGA
- a CDS encoding PfkB family carbohydrate kinase, whose amino-acid sequence MRPLAVIGNVNVDLILGPTAPWPRAGTEIIVDHDELRVGGQAGNSALAWEALGVDFEIAANVGNDQFGLWLRDAFGDRAAKWPVSQERTTLSVGITHPDGERTFFTTHGHLPRFSLADVRSVLDGERLAGGYALLCGAFLTTDLMREYDAFFDWAHGHGISVVLDTGWPPDGWTEHNCALTRAWLSHCDCALLNEVEATTLAGLAHPAEAAAALWPSMPKGAILVVKCGPDGAIAIGPDGKLVSVAAPVVTVIDTIGAGDVFNAAFLAALAKDQPLAACLAAGVQVASRAISTLPRSYGGLPEIRDDVA is encoded by the coding sequence ATGCGGCCGCTTGCTGTGATCGGCAACGTCAATGTCGACCTCATCCTGGGGCCAACCGCACCTTGGCCGAGGGCGGGCACCGAGATCATCGTCGACCACGACGAGTTGCGCGTCGGCGGCCAGGCCGGGAACTCAGCGCTCGCCTGGGAAGCGCTTGGGGTCGATTTCGAGATCGCGGCCAATGTCGGCAACGACCAGTTCGGCCTGTGGCTGCGCGACGCCTTCGGCGACCGGGCGGCCAAATGGCCGGTCAGCCAGGAGCGCACGACGCTTTCTGTCGGCATCACCCATCCCGATGGCGAGCGCACCTTCTTCACCACCCATGGACACCTGCCCCGGTTCAGCCTGGCCGATGTGCGTTCGGTGCTCGATGGCGAACGCCTTGCCGGTGGCTACGCCTTGCTGTGCGGCGCGTTCCTGACCACCGACCTGATGCGCGAATACGACGCCTTCTTCGATTGGGCGCATGGCCATGGCATCTCGGTCGTTCTCGATACCGGCTGGCCGCCCGATGGCTGGACCGAACACAACTGCGCCTTGACACGCGCCTGGCTTTCGCATTGCGACTGCGCGCTGCTGAACGAAGTCGAGGCAACGACGCTGGCAGGCCTCGCCCATCCTGCCGAGGCTGCCGCCGCCTTGTGGCCGAGCATGCCCAAGGGCGCGATCCTGGTCGTCAAATGCGGGCCGGACGGCGCCATCGCGATCGGTCCGGACGGCAAGCTGGTGTCGGTTGCAGCGCCTGTCGTCACGGTCATCGACACGATCGGGGCCGGCGACGTCTTCAATGCCGCCTTCCTGGCAGCCCTTGCCAAGGACCAGCCGCTCGCCGCCTGCCTCGCTGCGGGCGTTCAGGTCGCCTCGCGCGCCATTTCCACCTTGCCCCGCAGCTATGGCGGATTGCCCGAGATCAGGGACGACGTTGCATGA